One window of the Primulina eburnea isolate SZY01 chromosome 18, ASM2296580v1, whole genome shotgun sequence genome contains the following:
- the LOC140819830 gene encoding pumilio homolog 12-like isoform X3, translating into MFKYVTSAAANPPALPRVPHSLEDWKGELFWKAMDPIDSSYLCRILRHRKPEDIQLIFSEVKDQICALMLNGIGSSLIICLCGVCDEQQMNQMVSSLTADAHILMLVCLNSHGFNAIAEFVDCLRTPKQMYDVISTLLPFMARLVKHQFGYRVIGHFVRIFPKHAKETQSILDAIADIFFEMATDRYGHLLLGELLYSEVFLLESRPSILSKLIADVHELSYDTYGCCVVRDVIELGTHDVHREIVAQLNGDFAQMSMHKDAESVVSALMMKSKEELAAQIYNEIIRSPNFSRVLVDPFGKCLLEEAQTRFKYMRTGIHHNC; encoded by the exons ATGTTTAAGTACGTCACTTCAGCGGCCGCAAACCCTCCAGCTCTGCCGCGGGTGCCACACTCTTTAGAAGATTGGAAGGGCGAGTTGTTTTGGAAAGCAATGGATCCAATTGATAGCAGTTACTTGTGTCGCATACTCCGCCATAGGAAACCTGAAGACATTCAATTGATCTTTTCAGAGGTGAAAGATCAGATATGTGCGTTGATGTTAAATGGAATTGGTAGCTCTTTAATTATATGTCTTTGCGGAGTCTGCGACGAACAACAGATGAACCAGATGGTTTCATCGCTCACTGCTGATGCCCATATACTCATGCTTGTCTGCCTCAACTCTCACGG ATTTAATGCCATTGCGGAGTTTGTCGACTGTCTCAGGACCCCAAAACAAATGTATGACGTGATATCCACCTTGCTACCCTTCATGGCTCGGCTCGTAAAGCACCAGTTTGGTTACCGAGTTATCGGCCATTTCGTCCGTATCTTCCCCAAGCACGCAAAAGAAACTCAA TCAATACTCGATGCTATAGCTGATATTTTTTTCGAAATGGCCACCGATCGATATGGACACCTCCTTCTTGGGGAACTCCTCTACTCAGAAGTCTTTCTACTGGAAAGCCGACCGAGTATTCTGTCAAAACTAATAGCAGATGTACATGAGTTGTCTTATGATACATACGG GTGTTGTGTGGTGCGGGATGTAATAGAACTTGGGACGCATGATGTGCACCGAGAAATAGTAGCTCAGCTAAATGGGGATTTTGCCCAAATGTCGATGCACAAAGATGCAGAGTCCGTAGTGTCGGCTTTGATGATGAAATCCAAGGAAGAACTAGCAGCTCAAATCTACAATGAGATTATACGCAGCCCTAATTTCTCCAGAGTCCTAGTTGATCCTTTTGGCAAATGTCTTCTCGAAGAAGCTCAGACACGCTTTAAG TATATGCGCACGGGCATTCATCATAATTGTtga
- the LOC140819830 gene encoding pumilio homolog 12-like isoform X1 has translation MFKYVTSAAANPPALPRVPHSLEDWKGELFWKAMDPIDSSYLCRILRHRKPEDIQLIFSEVKDQICALMLNGIGSSLIICLCGVCDEQQMNQMVSSLTADAHILMLVCLNSHGFNAIAEFVDCLRTPKQMYDVISTLLPFMARLVKHQFGYRVIGHFVRIFPKHAKETQSILDAIADIFFEMATDRYGHLLLGELLYSEVFLLESRPSILSKLIADVHELSYDTYGCCVVRDVIELGTHDVHREIVAQLNGDFAQMSMHKDAESVVSALMMKSKEELAAQIYNEIIRSPNFSRVLVDPFGKCLLEEAQTRFKETGRNILPLPDHHEGTVRPKKKKKEKIEDACMIIEKYGFILFVCFCVSYALYLYFVVF, from the exons ATGTTTAAGTACGTCACTTCAGCGGCCGCAAACCCTCCAGCTCTGCCGCGGGTGCCACACTCTTTAGAAGATTGGAAGGGCGAGTTGTTTTGGAAAGCAATGGATCCAATTGATAGCAGTTACTTGTGTCGCATACTCCGCCATAGGAAACCTGAAGACATTCAATTGATCTTTTCAGAGGTGAAAGATCAGATATGTGCGTTGATGTTAAATGGAATTGGTAGCTCTTTAATTATATGTCTTTGCGGAGTCTGCGACGAACAACAGATGAACCAGATGGTTTCATCGCTCACTGCTGATGCCCATATACTCATGCTTGTCTGCCTCAACTCTCACGG ATTTAATGCCATTGCGGAGTTTGTCGACTGTCTCAGGACCCCAAAACAAATGTATGACGTGATATCCACCTTGCTACCCTTCATGGCTCGGCTCGTAAAGCACCAGTTTGGTTACCGAGTTATCGGCCATTTCGTCCGTATCTTCCCCAAGCACGCAAAAGAAACTCAA TCAATACTCGATGCTATAGCTGATATTTTTTTCGAAATGGCCACCGATCGATATGGACACCTCCTTCTTGGGGAACTCCTCTACTCAGAAGTCTTTCTACTGGAAAGCCGACCGAGTATTCTGTCAAAACTAATAGCAGATGTACATGAGTTGTCTTATGATACATACGG GTGTTGTGTGGTGCGGGATGTAATAGAACTTGGGACGCATGATGTGCACCGAGAAATAGTAGCTCAGCTAAATGGGGATTTTGCCCAAATGTCGATGCACAAAGATGCAGAGTCCGTAGTGTCGGCTTTGATGATGAAATCCAAGGAAGAACTAGCAGCTCAAATCTACAATGAGATTATACGCAGCCCTAATTTCTCCAGAGTCCTAGTTGATCCTTTTGGCAAATGTCTTCTCGAAGAAGCTCAGACACGCTTTAAG GAAACCGGTCGCAACATTCTACCGCTCCCTGATCACCATGAAGGGACTGTTCGtcccaaaaagaaaaaaaaagaaaaaatcgaGGATGCGTGTATGATCATCGAGAAATATGGCTTCatcttgtttgtttgtttttgtgtGTCTTATGCTTTATATTTATACTTTGTTGTGTTTTAG
- the LOC140819830 gene encoding pumilio homolog 12-like isoform X2, which yields MFKYVTSAAANPPALPRVPHSLEDWKGELFWKAMDPIDSSYLCRILRHRKPEDIQLIFSEVKDQICALMLNGIGSSLIICLCGVCDEQQMNQMVSSLTADAHILMLVCLNSHGTPKQMYDVISTLLPFMARLVKHQFGYRVIGHFVRIFPKHAKETQSILDAIADIFFEMATDRYGHLLLGELLYSEVFLLESRPSILSKLIADVHELSYDTYGCCVVRDVIELGTHDVHREIVAQLNGDFAQMSMHKDAESVVSALMMKSKEELAAQIYNEIIRSPNFSRVLVDPFGKCLLEEAQTRFKETGRNILPLPDHHEGTVRPKKKKKEKIEDACMIIEKYGFILFVCFCVSYALYLYFVVF from the exons ATGTTTAAGTACGTCACTTCAGCGGCCGCAAACCCTCCAGCTCTGCCGCGGGTGCCACACTCTTTAGAAGATTGGAAGGGCGAGTTGTTTTGGAAAGCAATGGATCCAATTGATAGCAGTTACTTGTGTCGCATACTCCGCCATAGGAAACCTGAAGACATTCAATTGATCTTTTCAGAGGTGAAAGATCAGATATGTGCGTTGATGTTAAATGGAATTGGTAGCTCTTTAATTATATGTCTTTGCGGAGTCTGCGACGAACAACAGATGAACCAGATGGTTTCATCGCTCACTGCTGATGCCCATATACTCATGCTTGTCTGCCTCAACTCTCACGG GACCCCAAAACAAATGTATGACGTGATATCCACCTTGCTACCCTTCATGGCTCGGCTCGTAAAGCACCAGTTTGGTTACCGAGTTATCGGCCATTTCGTCCGTATCTTCCCCAAGCACGCAAAAGAAACTCAA TCAATACTCGATGCTATAGCTGATATTTTTTTCGAAATGGCCACCGATCGATATGGACACCTCCTTCTTGGGGAACTCCTCTACTCAGAAGTCTTTCTACTGGAAAGCCGACCGAGTATTCTGTCAAAACTAATAGCAGATGTACATGAGTTGTCTTATGATACATACGG GTGTTGTGTGGTGCGGGATGTAATAGAACTTGGGACGCATGATGTGCACCGAGAAATAGTAGCTCAGCTAAATGGGGATTTTGCCCAAATGTCGATGCACAAAGATGCAGAGTCCGTAGTGTCGGCTTTGATGATGAAATCCAAGGAAGAACTAGCAGCTCAAATCTACAATGAGATTATACGCAGCCCTAATTTCTCCAGAGTCCTAGTTGATCCTTTTGGCAAATGTCTTCTCGAAGAAGCTCAGACACGCTTTAAG GAAACCGGTCGCAACATTCTACCGCTCCCTGATCACCATGAAGGGACTGTTCGtcccaaaaagaaaaaaaaagaaaaaatcgaGGATGCGTGTATGATCATCGAGAAATATGGCTTCatcttgtttgtttgtttttgtgtGTCTTATGCTTTATATTTATACTTTGTTGTGTTTTAG
- the LOC140820269 gene encoding pumilio homolog 12-like, giving the protein MDDDNNTSSGDTGTGRFEDFMFSKAMKERGCQLLLQKLHERKVEDIQMIFSEVKDCICQLMFDQFGSDVILKLFEVCNEEQKNQLVSAVTADPLLLISVCIDPQGSETMQKFLGFPMEQKQISRIMRFFKYFVVPLANHPSGSQVIAECFKIFPCPAEETQPMLHTIACDCLELAVDENGSSILKILLSSYERDIVERILSNTIYLSTDEYGSSVIQHLIGLEKPYVLQRLVDEMQEFFTFLCYTNKYGTDVVKKLIVASRAKYAPQIISQMINDPCLLAALADPHGYSLLKYAKKYAKGTDLKTLNDMICQYSQPLKKK; this is encoded by the exons ATGGATGACGACAATAACACATCCTCCGGAGATACAGGAActggaagatttgaagattttatgTTTTCGAAAGCAATGAAAGAACGAGGTTGCCAATTGTTGCTCCAGAAACTCCATGAAAGGAAAGTGGAAGACATCCAAATGATCTTTTCAGAGGTGAAGGATTGCATATGTCAGTTGATGTTTGATCAGTTCGGGAGCGATGTAATTCTAAAGCTTTTCGAGGTGTGCAATGAAGAACAGAAGAACCAGTTGGTTTCTGCGGTTACTGCTGACCCCCTATTGCTAATTTCTGTCTGTATCGACCCTCAAGG ATCCGAGACCATGCAAAAATTCCTAGGGTTTCCCATGGAACAAAAACAAATCTCTCGTATTATGCGCTTCTTCAAATATTTCGTTGTTCCCCTCGCAAACCACCCGAGTGGTTCTCAAGTTATTGCCGAGTGCTTCAAAATTTTCCCATGCCCTGCGGAAGAAACACAA CCAATGCTCCATACCATTGCTTGTGATTGTTTGGAGTTGGCCGTTGACGAGAACGGGTCCAGCATCCTAAAAATCCTCCTATCAAGCTACGAACGTGATATTGTTGAAAGAATACTATCGAACACAATTTATTTGTCTACAGATGAATATGG GAGTTCTGTCATTCAGCATCTAATAGGACTAGAGAAACCCTATGTGCTACAGCGTTTAGTAGATGAAATGCAAGAGTTTTTCACTTTCCTGTGCTATACTAACAAATATGGAACCGATGTTGTGAAGAAATTGATAGTTGCATCCAGAGCAAAATATGCACCTCAAATCATCTCTCAGATGATCAATGATCCTTGTTTGTTGGCTGCCCTAGCAGATCCTCATGGCTACTCTCTTCTCAAATATGCTAAAAAGTACGCTAAG GGAACTGATCTCAAGACTTTGAACGATATGATTTGCCAATACTCTCAACCGCTGAAGAAAAAATGA